One region of Monomorium pharaonis isolate MP-MQ-018 chromosome 11, ASM1337386v2, whole genome shotgun sequence genomic DNA includes:
- the LOC105834006 gene encoding gephyrin isoform X1, which translates to MALKAKIIILRNSIVSEENKNVENEDLAKEKYQELVFTIINLLNVDLIDMIFIEPVKDVIMGKLLLICMNNEVDIIFITGDIEATERQCANEAIQIINNNNELNEEQKNLITRIETKLELVTCAKAVCGIRKKTLIINLSGLEDKVKLLAKIVDSLDNALCVIHNNKYPSSPQSDNDSSNQEIDENSDESILTLSCDEAFDIKDNPNNRNKKLFPTISLEEALIILDEVAYTSALTRNTELVKSSDAYGRVLSENIFSNCNVPPFRTSSKHGYAVLASDGQKLRKLLHGKNYFPPISLQPGTCVWVDSGAPIPDEATSVVHVKDTQMLECLTNDDVYIDIMTKPRHMQNIRPIGYDLAKGHIVINEFTRIGPEEMAILAASGCKDVLVFKQLSIGVLSIGDNLEEPGEPLKPGYVHDINRITLISLLRHNGFSSLDLGIVNDNSSSIKENIEQALSKVDILVTTGSVNDKDLLKNILTKYFRAKIYFGNIDIKPGKSTTFAKCMIDYKPKHLLCFSGNPLSAITTAQLFLLPFVNKISGYKLSDFAVVPVHVDEPFISHRRLRFVWSRIKWSEKQSLMASNMDNLYNDKLCNIVGSNALLSLPKILMNCKLLSQGFATMVGYLIDFRLFDNILS; encoded by the exons ATGGCACTAAaagctaaaattataattc TACGTAATTCAATTGTCtcagaagaaaataaaaatgtagaaaatgaAGACTTagctaaagaaaaatatcaagaacttgtttttacaataataaatttattaaatgtagatttaattgatatgatatttatagAACCTGTTAAAGACGTTATAATG GGAAAGttacttttaatatgtatGAATAATGAAGttgatatcatttttattactggCGACATCGAAGCCACTGAGAGACAATGTGCAAATGAAGcgattcaaattattaataataacaatgaaCTTAATGaagaacagaaaaatttaataacaagaaTAGAAACAAAGTTGGAACTGGTTACGTGTGccaa aGCTGTATGTGGAATACGAAAGAAgacattaatcattaatttatctGGTCTCGAAGATAAAGTAAAACTCCTTGCAAAAATTGTAGATTCGCTGGACAATGCGTTGTGTGTGATACACAACAACAAATATCCAAGTTCTCCGCAATCTGATAATGATTCTTCAAATCAG gAAATAGATGAGAATTCAGATGAAAGCATATTAACATTATCATGTGATGAAGCATTT gatataaaagataatccAAACAAtcgcaataaaaaattgtttcctaCAATTTCTTTAGAAGAAGCATTGATAATATTAGATGAAGTGGCATATACAAGTGCACTTACAAGAAACACTGAATTAGTAAAATCAAGTGATGCTTATGGCAGAGTACTGAGCGaaaacatattttcaaattgtaatGTGCCACCATTTAGAACTTCTAGTAAGCATGGATATGCAGTATTGGCATCTGATGGACAAAAATTGCGAAAATTGTTGCACgggaaaaattat tttCCTCCAATTTCGCTTCAACCTGGAACATGCGTATGGGTCGACAGTGGAGCGCCTATTCCCGatg AGGCCACATCGGTTGTGCACGTAAAAGATACGCAGATGTTAGAATGTTTAACTAATGACGATGTGTACATTGACATAATGACTAAACCAAggcatatgcaaaatattag ACCTATTGGTTACGACTTAGCGAAAGGACACATAGTTATTAATGAATTCACACGTATTGGCCCGGAAGAGATGGCAATCTTGGCAGCTTCTGGTTGCAAAGATGTTTTAGTCTTTAAACAGTTGTCTATAGGAGTGTTATCCATCGGTGATAACTTGGAAGAACCTGGAGAACCTTTAAAACCAGGATACGTTCAcgatataaatagaataactTTAATCTCACTATTAAGACATAATGGTTTCTCCTCTTTAGATTTAGGAATTGTAAATGACAA CTCGTCgtctataaaagaaaacatcgAGCAAGCTCTAAGTAAAGTAGATATACTTGTTACAACAGGCTCTGTTAATGataaagatttattgaaaaatattttaacgaaaTACTTTAGagccaaaatatattttg gtaatatagatataaaaccAGGGAAATCGACGACATTCGCTAAGTGCATGATCGATTATAAGCCAAAGCATTTGTTATGTTTCTCGGGAAATCCGTTATCCGCTATTACTACCgcacaattatttcttttaccttttgtaaataaaataagtggCTATAAACTTTCGGACTTTGCTGTAGTTCCAGTTCAC GTAGATGAACCGTTTATTTCACATCGTCGTCTTAGATTTGTGTGGTCGCGTATAAAGTGGTCTGAAAAACAGTCTTTGATGGCTAGCAACATGGACAATCTTTACAACGATAAGTTATGTAACATTGTAGGTTCAAATGCACTTTTATCATTACCAAAGATTCTTATGAATTGCAAATTACTGTCTCAAGGCTTTGCTACAATGGTAGGATATCTCATTGACTTTCGACtctttgataatatattatcgtaa
- the LOC105834006 gene encoding gephyrin isoform X3, translated as MNNEVDIIFITGDIEATERQCANEAIQIINNNNELNEEQKNLITRIETKLELVTCAKAVCGIRKKTLIINLSGLEDKVKLLAKIVDSLDNALCVIHNNKYPSSPQSDNDSSNQEIDENSDESILTLSCDEAFDIKDNPNNRNKKLFPTISLEEALIILDEVAYTSALTRNTELVKSSDAYGRVLSENIFSNCNVPPFRTSSKHGYAVLASDGQKLRKLLHGKNYFPPISLQPGTCVWVDSGAPIPDEATSVVHVKDTQMLECLTNDDVYIDIMTKPRHMQNIRPIGYDLAKGHIVINEFTRIGPEEMAILAASGCKDVLVFKQLSIGVLSIGDNLEEPGEPLKPGYVHDINRITLISLLRHNGFSSLDLGIVNDNSSSIKENIEQALSKVDILVTTGSVNDKDLLKNILTKYFRAKIYFGNIDIKPGKSTTFAKCMIDYKPKHLLCFSGNPLSAITTAQLFLLPFVNKISGYKLSDFAVVPVHVDEPFISHRRLRFVWSRIKWSEKQSLMASNMDNLYNDKLCNIVGSNALLSLPKILMNCKLLSQGFATMVGYLIDFRLFDNILS; from the exons atGAATAATGAAGttgatatcatttttattactggCGACATCGAAGCCACTGAGAGACAATGTGCAAATGAAGcgattcaaattattaataataacaatgaaCTTAATGaagaacagaaaaatttaataacaagaaTAGAAACAAAGTTGGAACTGGTTACGTGTGccaa aGCTGTATGTGGAATACGAAAGAAgacattaatcattaatttatctGGTCTCGAAGATAAAGTAAAACTCCTTGCAAAAATTGTAGATTCGCTGGACAATGCGTTGTGTGTGATACACAACAACAAATATCCAAGTTCTCCGCAATCTGATAATGATTCTTCAAATCAG gAAATAGATGAGAATTCAGATGAAAGCATATTAACATTATCATGTGATGAAGCATTT gatataaaagataatccAAACAAtcgcaataaaaaattgtttcctaCAATTTCTTTAGAAGAAGCATTGATAATATTAGATGAAGTGGCATATACAAGTGCACTTACAAGAAACACTGAATTAGTAAAATCAAGTGATGCTTATGGCAGAGTACTGAGCGaaaacatattttcaaattgtaatGTGCCACCATTTAGAACTTCTAGTAAGCATGGATATGCAGTATTGGCATCTGATGGACAAAAATTGCGAAAATTGTTGCACgggaaaaattat tttCCTCCAATTTCGCTTCAACCTGGAACATGCGTATGGGTCGACAGTGGAGCGCCTATTCCCGatg AGGCCACATCGGTTGTGCACGTAAAAGATACGCAGATGTTAGAATGTTTAACTAATGACGATGTGTACATTGACATAATGACTAAACCAAggcatatgcaaaatattag ACCTATTGGTTACGACTTAGCGAAAGGACACATAGTTATTAATGAATTCACACGTATTGGCCCGGAAGAGATGGCAATCTTGGCAGCTTCTGGTTGCAAAGATGTTTTAGTCTTTAAACAGTTGTCTATAGGAGTGTTATCCATCGGTGATAACTTGGAAGAACCTGGAGAACCTTTAAAACCAGGATACGTTCAcgatataaatagaataactTTAATCTCACTATTAAGACATAATGGTTTCTCCTCTTTAGATTTAGGAATTGTAAATGACAA CTCGTCgtctataaaagaaaacatcgAGCAAGCTCTAAGTAAAGTAGATATACTTGTTACAACAGGCTCTGTTAATGataaagatttattgaaaaatattttaacgaaaTACTTTAGagccaaaatatattttg gtaatatagatataaaaccAGGGAAATCGACGACATTCGCTAAGTGCATGATCGATTATAAGCCAAAGCATTTGTTATGTTTCTCGGGAAATCCGTTATCCGCTATTACTACCgcacaattatttcttttaccttttgtaaataaaataagtggCTATAAACTTTCGGACTTTGCTGTAGTTCCAGTTCAC GTAGATGAACCGTTTATTTCACATCGTCGTCTTAGATTTGTGTGGTCGCGTATAAAGTGGTCTGAAAAACAGTCTTTGATGGCTAGCAACATGGACAATCTTTACAACGATAAGTTATGTAACATTGTAGGTTCAAATGCACTTTTATCATTACCAAAGATTCTTATGAATTGCAAATTACTGTCTCAAGGCTTTGCTACAATGGTAGGATATCTCATTGACTTTCGACtctttgataatatattatcgtaa
- the LOC105834006 gene encoding gephyrin isoform X2 → MRNSNLRGGGGLGGIGHRRSNFELVIHATPLLCIGVATERQCANEAIQIINNNNELNEEQKNLITRIETKLELVTCAKAVCGIRKKTLIINLSGLEDKVKLLAKIVDSLDNALCVIHNNKYPSSPQSDNDSSNQEIDENSDESILTLSCDEAFDIKDNPNNRNKKLFPTISLEEALIILDEVAYTSALTRNTELVKSSDAYGRVLSENIFSNCNVPPFRTSSKHGYAVLASDGQKLRKLLHGKNYFPPISLQPGTCVWVDSGAPIPDEATSVVHVKDTQMLECLTNDDVYIDIMTKPRHMQNIRPIGYDLAKGHIVINEFTRIGPEEMAILAASGCKDVLVFKQLSIGVLSIGDNLEEPGEPLKPGYVHDINRITLISLLRHNGFSSLDLGIVNDNSSSIKENIEQALSKVDILVTTGSVNDKDLLKNILTKYFRAKIYFGNIDIKPGKSTTFAKCMIDYKPKHLLCFSGNPLSAITTAQLFLLPFVNKISGYKLSDFAVVPVHVDEPFISHRRLRFVWSRIKWSEKQSLMASNMDNLYNDKLCNIVGSNALLSLPKILMNCKLLSQGFATMVGYLIDFRLFDNILS, encoded by the exons CCACTGAGAGACAATGTGCAAATGAAGcgattcaaattattaataataacaatgaaCTTAATGaagaacagaaaaatttaataacaagaaTAGAAACAAAGTTGGAACTGGTTACGTGTGccaa aGCTGTATGTGGAATACGAAAGAAgacattaatcattaatttatctGGTCTCGAAGATAAAGTAAAACTCCTTGCAAAAATTGTAGATTCGCTGGACAATGCGTTGTGTGTGATACACAACAACAAATATCCAAGTTCTCCGCAATCTGATAATGATTCTTCAAATCAG gAAATAGATGAGAATTCAGATGAAAGCATATTAACATTATCATGTGATGAAGCATTT gatataaaagataatccAAACAAtcgcaataaaaaattgtttcctaCAATTTCTTTAGAAGAAGCATTGATAATATTAGATGAAGTGGCATATACAAGTGCACTTACAAGAAACACTGAATTAGTAAAATCAAGTGATGCTTATGGCAGAGTACTGAGCGaaaacatattttcaaattgtaatGTGCCACCATTTAGAACTTCTAGTAAGCATGGATATGCAGTATTGGCATCTGATGGACAAAAATTGCGAAAATTGTTGCACgggaaaaattat tttCCTCCAATTTCGCTTCAACCTGGAACATGCGTATGGGTCGACAGTGGAGCGCCTATTCCCGatg AGGCCACATCGGTTGTGCACGTAAAAGATACGCAGATGTTAGAATGTTTAACTAATGACGATGTGTACATTGACATAATGACTAAACCAAggcatatgcaaaatattag ACCTATTGGTTACGACTTAGCGAAAGGACACATAGTTATTAATGAATTCACACGTATTGGCCCGGAAGAGATGGCAATCTTGGCAGCTTCTGGTTGCAAAGATGTTTTAGTCTTTAAACAGTTGTCTATAGGAGTGTTATCCATCGGTGATAACTTGGAAGAACCTGGAGAACCTTTAAAACCAGGATACGTTCAcgatataaatagaataactTTAATCTCACTATTAAGACATAATGGTTTCTCCTCTTTAGATTTAGGAATTGTAAATGACAA CTCGTCgtctataaaagaaaacatcgAGCAAGCTCTAAGTAAAGTAGATATACTTGTTACAACAGGCTCTGTTAATGataaagatttattgaaaaatattttaacgaaaTACTTTAGagccaaaatatattttg gtaatatagatataaaaccAGGGAAATCGACGACATTCGCTAAGTGCATGATCGATTATAAGCCAAAGCATTTGTTATGTTTCTCGGGAAATCCGTTATCCGCTATTACTACCgcacaattatttcttttaccttttgtaaataaaataagtggCTATAAACTTTCGGACTTTGCTGTAGTTCCAGTTCAC GTAGATGAACCGTTTATTTCACATCGTCGTCTTAGATTTGTGTGGTCGCGTATAAAGTGGTCTGAAAAACAGTCTTTGATGGCTAGCAACATGGACAATCTTTACAACGATAAGTTATGTAACATTGTAGGTTCAAATGCACTTTTATCATTACCAAAGATTCTTATGAATTGCAAATTACTGTCTCAAGGCTTTGCTACAATGGTAGGATATCTCATTGACTTTCGACtctttgataatatattatcgtaa
- the LOC105833998 gene encoding gephyrin: MILIEPVKDIVMEILLLICTNNEADIIFITGDIETIERHNVNEAIENVISYNELHEIQKNFISRIETILGTITCDRIVCGIRNKALIINLSSSEDKVKLFAAIVDMLENTLRATRKRKYLIHAPSDSACSSNIASNEKIDKDLNESDKEPFPMISLEDALKILAEVTNTSIDTRNSELVKLSDAYGRVLNEDVVSNCNMPSFRISTKHGYAMLASDGQKLRKLLNKEKSLSPISLQSGTCVWVDSGASIPDEATSVVHVNDTQMLESLTTDDVYIYIMAKPRHMQNIKPIGYDIAKEQVVVKKFTCIGPDEMAILAASGCKEVSVIEELRIGVLSIGDNLEEPGEALKPGYVHDINRITLISLLRHNGFSSLDLGIVNDKFPSIFEKIEKALRKVDILVTTGSVNDNDLLKTILKKHYGAKIHFGNIDIKPGKSTALATCTIGCKTKYLLCFSGNPLSAFTAAQVFLLPFVNKMCGYKFSAAIAPVCVNTRCLNKSFISHNHRRRLAWTHLQRPGEEESPIASNMDCNLFKDKLCNIIGSNTLLLLPKASENCKLMTEGCDELSGFFIDN, from the exons ATGATACTTATAGAACCTGTGAAAGACATTGTAAtg gaaatattacttttaatatgtACGAATAAtgaagctgatatcatttttattactggTGACATCGAAACCATTGAGAGACATAATGTAAATGAAGCCATTGAAAATGTCATTAGTTACAATGAACTTCAtgaaatacagaaaaattttatatcaagaatAGAAACAATATTAGGAACAATCACGTGTGATag aattgTATGTGGTATACGAAATAAGgcattaatcattaatttgtCCAGTTCCGAAGATAAAGTCAAACTCTTTGCAGCAATTGTAGATATGCTGGAGAATACATTGCGTGCGACACGTAAgaggaaatatttaattcatgcGCCATCTGATTCTGCATGTTCATCCAATATTGCTTCAAATGag aaaatagaCAAGGATTTAAACGAAAGTGATAAAGAACCGTTTCCTATGATTTCTTTAGAAGATGCATTGAAGATATTAGCTGAAGTAACAAACACAAGTATAGACACAAGAAATTCtgaattagtaaaattaagtGATGCTTATGGGAGAGTACTGAATGAAGACGTAGTATCAAACTGTAACATGCCATCTTTTAGAATCTCTACTAAGCATGGGTATGCAATGTTGGCATCTGATGGACAAAAATTGCGAAAATtgttgaataaagaaaaaagt ttatctCCGATTTCGCTTCAATCCGGAACATGCGTATGGGTCGACAGTGGAGCATCTATTCCAGATg AAGCCACATCGGTTGTGCACGTGAATGATACACAGATGTTAGAATCTCTAACCACTGACGatgtgtatatttacataatggCTAAACCAAGACATATGCAAAACATTAA ACCTATTGGTTACGATATAGCAAAAGAACAAGTTGTTGTTAAGAAATTTACCTGTATTGGCCCGGATGAGATGGCAATCTTGGCAGCTTCTGGTTGCAAAGAAGTTTCAGTCATTGAAGAGTTGCGAATAGGTGTGTTATCCATCGGCGATAACTTGGAAGAACCCGGAGAAGCTTTAAAACCAGGATATGTTCAcgatataaatagaataactTTAATCTCACTATTAAGACATAATGGTTTTTCTTCATTAGATTTAGGAATCGTGAATGATAA atttccatctatatttgaaaaaatcgaGAAAGCTTTAAGAAAAGTAGATATACTTGTTACAACAGGCTCTGTTAACGATAATGATTTATTGaagacaattttaaagaaacacTATGGAGCCAAAATACATTTTG gtaatatagatataaaaccAGGGAAATCAACAGCATTAGCTACGTGCACGATCGGTTGCAAGACGAAgtatttgttgtgtttttcGGGAAACCCATTATCCGCTTTTACTGCCGCACAAGTATTTCTTTTGCCTTTTGTGAACAAAATGTGTGGTTATAAATTCTCAGCCGCTATAGCACCAGTTTGT gtaAACACCAGATGTCTAAATAAATCGTTTATCTCACACAATCATCGTCGTAGATTAGCGTGGACACATTTACAGAGGCCCGGAGAAGAAGAGTCTCCAATAGCTTCCAACATGGACTGCAATCTCTtcaaagataaattatgtaacattataGGTTCAAacacacttttattattaccaaaagCTTCAgagaattgcaaattaatgacTGAAGGCTGCGATGAATTATCaggtttttttattgataattaa